One genomic region from Cucumis melo cultivar AY chromosome 9, USDA_Cmelo_AY_1.0, whole genome shotgun sequence encodes:
- the LOC127150853 gene encoding uncharacterized protein LOC127150853, translating into MTTLLTSFVQGTPLKVTKCGVCGLVGHPNDKCLEVIEDVNIVRRYEPHGNTYNSEWREKPNLRWGNDNQKHTQALFASSNQGTNLEDIIKALATNTVSFQQEMKQQMTQLTTAISKMDGKGKLPAQPDHANVSAISLRSGKILDTPTTKEKKVTSKPLPLNSKNESKEEKVETNPSPSNSKNDKSPLNDFTPYIPKPPFPSRLAPKKKETPKEEELLEMFRKVQINLPLLDAIQQVLRYAKFLKELCTNKRKTKERPMVSQNVSTLLKRNIPKKCNDPGMFSLPCVIGNRLISHAMLDLGASINVMPYNVFKDLELNNLQKTSVCIQLEDRSFISPLGIVEDVLVKIDKLIFPVDFYILEMNEACLKPSHSILLGRPFLKTAKAIINVNKGSLSVEFDGDIVTFNIFESMRYPDECLSLCSLELHD; encoded by the coding sequence ATGACTACTCTTCTTACTTCTTTTGTACAAGGTACTCCTCTTAAAGTAACCAAGTGTGGAGTTTGTGGCTTGGTTGGTCATCCAAATGACAAATGTCTCGAGGTGATCGAGGATGTAAACATTGTTCGAAGATATGAACCCCACGGTAATACATACAATTCGGAGTGGAGAGAAAAACCAAACTTAAGATGGGGGAATGACAACCAAAAGCATACACAAGCACTATTCGCCTCTTCAAACCAAGGTACGAATCTTGAAGATATTATCAAAGCTTTGGCAACTAACACTGTTTCTTTTCAACAAGAGATGAAACAACAAATGACTCAACTTACTACCGCCATAAGCAAGATGGATGGGAAAGGCAAACTTCCGGCTCAACCGGACCATGCTAATGTAAGTGCCATTTCACTAAGGAGTGGTAAGATTCTTGACACTCCCACCACCAAAGAGAAAAAGGTAACTTCCAAACCCTTACCTCTTAATAGTAAGAATGAGTCTAAGGAAGAAAAGGTTGAAACAAACCCTTCACCATCTAATTCTAAAAATGATAAATCTCCTCTTAATGATTTTACTCCTTACATACCTAAACCTCCTTTTCCCTCTAGGTTGGCTccaaaaaagaaggaaacacCCAAGGAGGAAGAACTCTTGGAGATGTTTAGAAAGGTGCAAATCAACTTGCCCCTTCTCGATGCAATCCAACAAGTTCTGAGGTATGCAAAGTTTCTAAAGGAGTTGTGTACCAACAAgaggaaaacaaaagaaagaccaATGGTAAGTCAAAATGTTTCGACTCTTCTTAAGAGAAATATTCCGAAAAAATGCAATGACCCCGGTATGTTTTCTCTACCTTGTGTAATAGGAAATAGGCTAATTTCTCATGCAATGCTTGACTTAGGAGCATCCATAAATGTCATGCCATACAACGTCTTTAAAGATCTAGAACTCAATAATTTGCAAAAAACTAGTGTATGCATACAACTAGAGGATAGATCTTTTATTTCACCATTAGGAATAGTTGAAGATGTCCTTgtgaaaattgacaaactaaTTTTTCCGGTGGATTTTtacatattagaaatgaatgAAGCATGCCTAAAACCATCTCACTCTATTTTATTAGGAAGACCTTTTCTTAAAACTGCAAAAGCCATTATAAATGTTAATAAAGGTTCCTTGAGTGTAGAGTTTGATGGAGACATTGTCACATTCAATATTTTTGAATCCATGAGATATCCGGATGAATGCTTGTCTTTATGTTCATTAGAATTGCATGATTAA
- the LOC107991723 gene encoding uncharacterized protein LOC107991723, with amino-acid sequence MVLALAKKEEEVTIECIENTMVALQGQVAKMNKLLKSMALSQLHINISFVDVLGQMPSYVKFLKDILAKKSRLNDFQTVALMQETSDVFRNGVPRKMTDPRSFMILCSIGWMDLGCVLYDLGASINLMPLYIFKKLEMGEVQPTHMRLQFADRSITKPKDTIEDILAKVDKFLFLADLVILNYEAN; translated from the exons ATGGTTTTGGCTCTTgccaagaaagaagaagaagtgacGATTGAATGTATAGAAAATACCATGGTGGCTTTACAAGGACAAGTCGCCAAAATGAACAAGCTACTCAAATCTATGGCGTTATCACAA CTTCACATCAACATTTCGTTTGTTGATGTGTTAGGGCAAATGCCTTCTTATGTGAAATTCTTGAAAGATATCTTGGCGAAGAAAAGTAGGTTAAATGATTTTCAAACGGTAGCTCTAATGCAAGAAACAAGTGACGTCTTCAGGAATGGGGTACCCAGGAAGATGACAGATCCTAGAAGCTTTATGATACTATGCTCAATAGGCTGGATGGATCTGGGTTGCGTACTATATGACCTTGGAGCAAGTATCAATTTGATGCCTCTTTATATCTTCAAGAAATTAGAGATGGGGGAGGTTCAACCCACACACATGAGACTTCAATTTGCTGATAGATCCATCACAAAGCCTAAAGACACGATTGAAGACATTTTGGCGAAGGTGGACAAATTTCTATTTCTCGCAGACCTCGTCATTCTAAATTATGAAGCTAATTAG